One genomic window of Trueperaceae bacterium includes the following:
- the smpB gene encoding SsrA-binding protein SmpB: MLRNRRATHDYELVKTFEAGMELTGSEVKSLRQGGGSIAEAYARVVGGEVFVEGMNIPIYQEASYNNHEPTRRRRLLLNAHEIDEIARGLERRGLTLVPLKLYFKGGWAKLELALARGKKLHDKREDAAKKDAEREMARELARSSRR, translated from the coding sequence ATGCTCCGCAACCGCCGCGCCACCCACGACTACGAGCTCGTCAAGACCTTCGAGGCCGGGATGGAACTGACCGGCAGCGAGGTGAAGTCGTTGCGGCAGGGCGGCGGCTCGATCGCCGAGGCGTACGCCCGCGTGGTGGGCGGCGAGGTGTTCGTGGAGGGGATGAACATCCCCATCTACCAGGAGGCGAGCTACAACAACCACGAGCCGACGCGGCGCAGGCGGCTGCTCCTCAACGCCCACGAGATCGACGAGATCGCCCGCGGCCTCGAACGGCGCGGCCTCACCTTGGTGCCGCTCAAGCTCTACTTCAAGGGGGGCTGGGCCAAGCTCGAGCTGGCGTTGGCGCGCGGCAAGAAGCTGCACGACAAGCGGGAGGACGCCGCCAAGAAGGACGCCGAGCGGGAGATGGCGCGCGAGCTGGCGCGGAGTAGCAGGCGGTGA
- a CDS encoding N-acetylmuramoyl-L-alanine amidase, with product MRALLAWVLVALSTVASAEPRLLVNGREVAGNTSSLIAGTSYAPGPALAQALGADLVGDSGRDVVTLQAGGRVLQLGLVDPGAQPPAAAVWLDGRPLAGGPAVRHEGEVFLPVKVVAEALGASVTYLAPEDTVLVVQPRARLTAMQLREAGGERLELTLSAPVRYSTFFNEPVGTLHIYLERTDIETRVPPVEGVGLTAASATAKAGAVEVRVQVRPGGAYHVYAVPDGRGFKLNVSFDARADGPVAAKLLVILDPGHGGSDPGIVSGGLGSEASLALAFAERLAIALEARGMRVLLTRRSDAPVSVPERSRIGATADLFVSLHAADLDLGDFRAYYLGDAGNVASLETAVRENAAAAARDAGAQAGTDALRRELLLGLVPDLDVGRRVAEGLAGRLFAIGGYRAETLASAPLQVLGGAAGRGVLFEFSPADLASDGLADRFAEAVDQLVRGGVIGKAP from the coding sequence GTGAGGGCGCTCCTCGCCTGGGTGCTCGTCGCGCTGTCCACGGTGGCCTCCGCCGAGCCGCGGCTGCTGGTGAACGGCCGCGAGGTCGCCGGCAACACTTCAAGCCTCATCGCGGGCACCAGCTACGCCCCGGGACCGGCGCTCGCCCAGGCGTTGGGCGCCGACCTGGTGGGTGACTCGGGCCGGGACGTCGTCACCCTCCAGGCCGGCGGGCGGGTGCTGCAGCTCGGTCTGGTCGACCCGGGCGCCCAGCCGCCGGCCGCCGCGGTCTGGCTCGACGGCCGGCCCTTGGCGGGCGGCCCGGCCGTGCGCCACGAAGGCGAGGTGTTCCTGCCCGTCAAGGTGGTCGCCGAGGCGCTGGGCGCCAGCGTGACCTACCTGGCGCCCGAGGACACCGTGTTGGTCGTGCAACCGCGGGCGCGCCTCACGGCGATGCAGCTGCGGGAGGCGGGCGGCGAGCGGCTCGAGCTCACCCTGTCGGCGCCGGTGCGCTACTCCACCTTCTTCAACGAGCCGGTTGGCACCCTGCACATCTACCTCGAGCGGACCGACATCGAGACGCGCGTGCCACCCGTCGAGGGGGTCGGCCTCACGGCGGCGAGCGCGACGGCCAAGGCCGGAGCTGTGGAGGTCAGGGTCCAGGTCCGACCGGGCGGCGCCTACCACGTGTACGCGGTGCCCGACGGGCGCGGCTTCAAGCTGAACGTGTCGTTCGACGCGCGCGCCGACGGCCCCGTCGCGGCCAAGCTGCTCGTGATCCTCGACCCGGGCCACGGCGGCTCCGACCCCGGCATCGTCAGCGGTGGGCTCGGGAGCGAGGCGTCCCTGGCGCTGGCGTTCGCCGAGCGCCTGGCCATCGCGCTGGAGGCACGAGGCATGCGCGTCCTCCTGACGCGCCGCTCTGACGCCCCCGTGTCGGTGCCCGAGCGCTCGCGCATCGGCGCCACGGCCGACCTGTTCGTCAGCCTCCACGCCGCCGACCTCGACCTCGGCGACTTCCGGGCGTACTACCTGGGTGACGCCGGCAACGTCGCGTCGCTGGAGACGGCGGTGCGCGAGAACGCGGCCGCGGCGGCCCGCGACGCGGGCGCTCAGGCGGGCACGGACGCCCTGCGCCGCGAACTGCTGCTCGGCCTGGTGCCGGACCTCGACGTGGGGCGGCGCGTGGCCGAGGGGTTGGCGGGGCGGCTCTTCGCCATCGGCGGCTACCGGGCAGAGACGTTGGCGAGCGCCCCGCTGCAGGTGCTCGGCGGCGCCGCGGGACGCGGCGTGCTGTTCGAGTTCTCCCCGGCCGACCTGGCGTCGGACGGGCTGGCCGACCGCTTCGCCGAGGCGGTCGACCAACTCGTGCGCGGCGGCGTCATCGGCAAGGCGCCGTGA
- the asnS gene encoding asparagine--tRNA ligase, with protein MRIVTIDALPALVGEHVQVNGWLTGIRSSGKIAFLQLRDGSGFVQGVLARGDVDDATFELARTLPQEAAVIVEGEVRADARAKQGVELGLSAVRLVGSSGDYPITPKEHGVDFLFEHRHLYLRHKAPWAILRVRNEVERGVHDFFGDRGFTRFDAPFFMPTAVEGTTNLFEIDLFDEGHAYLSQSGQLYAEAGAMALGKVYTFGPTFRAEKSKTRRHLLEFWMIEPEVAFLEHDGNMRLQEEMVAYLVGRVLDRCRVELDVLGRDVAKLEPAAAGGFPRISYDEALAYLNSQGESLAFGDDFGAPHETLLGERYDRPVFVDRWPTSAKAFYMEPVPGDPTRVLASDLIGPEGYGELIGGSQRIHDLALLERRIDEHGLPREAFAWYLDLRRFGSVPHSGFGMGLERFLAWLTGAHHLREVIPFPRMLTRMYP; from the coding sequence ATGAGGATCGTCACCATCGACGCGTTGCCCGCCCTGGTCGGCGAGCACGTGCAGGTCAACGGCTGGCTCACCGGCATCAGGTCGAGCGGGAAGATCGCCTTCCTGCAGCTCCGCGACGGCAGCGGCTTCGTGCAGGGCGTCCTCGCCCGCGGCGACGTCGACGACGCCACCTTCGAGCTGGCGCGCACGCTGCCGCAGGAGGCGGCCGTGATCGTGGAGGGCGAGGTGCGGGCCGACGCCCGCGCCAAGCAGGGCGTCGAGCTGGGTCTCAGCGCCGTGCGCCTGGTCGGCTCGAGCGGAGACTACCCCATCACCCCGAAGGAGCACGGGGTCGACTTCCTGTTCGAGCACCGCCACCTGTACCTGCGCCACAAGGCGCCCTGGGCCATCCTGCGCGTCCGCAACGAGGTCGAGCGGGGCGTGCACGACTTCTTCGGCGACCGCGGCTTCACGCGCTTCGACGCCCCCTTCTTCATGCCGACGGCCGTCGAGGGGACCACGAACCTCTTCGAGATCGACCTGTTCGACGAGGGTCACGCCTACCTGTCGCAGTCGGGCCAGCTCTACGCCGAGGCCGGCGCCATGGCGCTCGGCAAGGTCTACACGTTCGGCCCCACCTTCCGCGCCGAGAAGAGCAAGACGCGACGGCACCTGCTCGAGTTCTGGATGATCGAGCCGGAGGTCGCCTTCCTCGAGCACGATGGCAACATGCGGCTCCAGGAGGAGATGGTCGCCTACCTCGTCGGCCGGGTCCTCGACCGCTGCCGCGTGGAGCTCGACGTGCTTGGTCGCGACGTCGCGAAGCTGGAGCCGGCCGCGGCGGGCGGCTTCCCGCGCATCAGCTACGACGAGGCCCTGGCCTACCTGAACTCGCAAGGTGAGTCGCTCGCGTTCGGGGACGACTTCGGGGCGCCGCACGAGACGCTGCTCGGCGAGCGCTACGACCGCCCCGTGTTCGTCGACCGGTGGCCCACGAGCGCCAAGGCGTTCTACATGGAGCCGGTGCCGGGCGATCCGACGCGCGTGCTGGCGTCCGACCTCATCGGCCCGGAGGGCTACGGGGAGCTCATCGGCGGCTCGCAGCGCATCCACGACCTGGCGCTGCTCGAGCGGCGCATCGACGAGCACGGTCTGCCCCGCGAGGCGTTCGCCTGGTACCTAGACCTGCGGCGCTTCGGGAGCGTGCCGCACTCCGGTTTCGGGATGGGCCTCGAGCGCTTCCTGGCCTGGCTCACTGGCGCGCATCACCTCCGCGAGGTGATCCCGTTCCCGCGCATGCTCACCCGCATGTACCCCTGA
- a CDS encoding HAD family phosphatase: MIPLVVLDLDGTIIGESGRVEECVWEAAERATAAGVKLAVCTGRPGFGVAQRVAKRLGPDNPHVFQSGAYLGYPDGRTIKAVALKDDDVHAIIELSRKRGAVLELYTPSSLYVERTTDLSEKHATMIGVTAIVRDLEDVAATEPVVRAQWVLPAGRAEAILELAPAGVSLSNAGSPALPGIAFVSITRAGVSKASAVRQLAEQMRVPLAEVMAVGDSHGDLPMLEVVGHPRVVANAAPELLERFPTVGDVEECGAVEALVEAMGAQGGGIHSPA; encoded by the coding sequence GTGATACCGCTGGTCGTCCTCGACCTGGACGGCACCATCATCGGCGAGAGCGGGCGCGTCGAGGAGTGCGTGTGGGAGGCGGCGGAGCGCGCCACGGCGGCGGGCGTGAAGCTGGCGGTCTGCACGGGTCGCCCCGGCTTCGGGGTGGCGCAGCGCGTGGCGAAACGCCTGGGGCCCGACAACCCGCACGTGTTCCAGAGCGGCGCCTACCTCGGCTACCCCGACGGCCGCACGATAAAGGCCGTCGCGCTCAAGGACGACGACGTCCACGCCATCATCGAGCTGTCGCGCAAGCGCGGCGCCGTGCTCGAGCTCTACACCCCCAGCTCCCTCTACGTCGAGCGCACCACCGACCTGAGCGAGAAGCACGCCACCATGATCGGCGTCACGGCCATCGTCAGGGACCTCGAGGACGTGGCCGCCACCGAGCCGGTCGTGCGGGCCCAGTGGGTGCTGCCCGCGGGGCGCGCCGAGGCCATCCTCGAGCTGGCCCCCGCCGGCGTCAGCCTCTCGAACGCGGGCAGCCCGGCCCTGCCCGGCATCGCCTTCGTCTCCATAACGCGCGCGGGCGTCTCGAAAGCGAGCGCCGTCAGGCAGCTGGCCGAGCAGATGCGCGTCCCCTTGGCGGAGGTGATGGCCGTGGGCGACAGCCACGGTGACCTGCCGATGCTCGAGGTCGTCGGTCACCCCCGCGTCGTCGCCAACGCCGCGCCGGAACTCCTCGAACGCTTCCCGACGGTGGGCGACGTCGAGGAGTGCGGCGCCGTGGAGGCGCTCGTCGAGGCCATGGGCGCGCAGGGCGGCGGGATACACTCACCCGCATGA
- the aspS gene encoding aspartate--tRNA ligase encodes MRRTHTCGELRAPDVGARVTLQGWVNRRRDLGGLVFLDLRDRYGLTQVVVEPGAAAAFEVAEGMRNEFVVEVTGVVRARPDAQRNPRLATGEVELVASALTVLSPALTPPFVIDGSGAEGEVGEELRLKYRYLDLRRPDALAPLLLRHRATKAIWDFLDAHGFVQVETPLLTLSTPEGARDFVVPARQRPGAFYALPQSPQLFKQLLMMSGVDRYFQVARCFRDEDLRADRQPDFTQLDMEMSFVDEDDVLDLNERLMAHVVRAATGAEIVTPFPRLSYQEAMDRYGSDKPDVRFPFPLADVTEALSGSTFRGFAAAAAPGGAVKALVVPARYAAPLTRKALAELEEHAKAFGAKGLAWLRRGGGGLSGPVAKFLSETEAESLHALAGEEGAVILLVADAWKAACTALGAVRLRLPAVLGFEIDEGELAFLWVVDFPLLEQDADSGAWTYMHHPFTRPREADMDRLESDPGSVRAHAYDLVLNGSEIGGGSLRIHRLDVQKRMFRALGFTDDEARARFGFFLDALAHGAPPHGGVAWGLDRLVMLLSGAKSIRDTIAFPKNQRGADPLTGAPGPLAADQLAELGLSVAKGDHP; translated from the coding sequence ATGAGGCGGACGCACACCTGCGGCGAGCTGCGGGCGCCCGACGTCGGCGCGCGCGTCACGCTCCAGGGCTGGGTCAACCGCCGCCGCGACCTCGGCGGCCTGGTGTTCCTCGACCTCCGCGACCGCTACGGCCTGACCCAGGTGGTGGTCGAGCCGGGCGCCGCCGCCGCCTTCGAAGTGGCGGAGGGCATGAGGAACGAGTTCGTCGTCGAGGTCACGGGCGTCGTCAGGGCCCGCCCGGACGCGCAGCGCAACCCCCGCCTGGCCACCGGCGAGGTCGAGCTGGTCGCTTCTGCGCTCACGGTGCTCTCCCCCGCCCTCACGCCGCCGTTCGTTATCGACGGTAGCGGCGCCGAGGGGGAGGTGGGCGAGGAGCTGAGGCTCAAGTACCGCTACCTCGACCTGCGCCGCCCCGACGCGCTGGCCCCCCTGCTCCTGCGCCACCGCGCCACCAAGGCCATCTGGGACTTCCTCGACGCCCACGGCTTCGTTCAGGTCGAGACGCCCCTCCTGACCCTCTCCACGCCGGAGGGCGCGCGCGACTTCGTCGTGCCCGCCCGCCAGCGGCCGGGCGCCTTCTACGCCTTGCCGCAGTCGCCGCAGCTCTTCAAGCAGCTCCTCATGATGAGCGGGGTCGACCGCTACTTCCAGGTGGCGCGCTGCTTCCGCGACGAGGACCTGCGGGCCGACCGGCAGCCGGACTTCACGCAGCTGGACATGGAGATGTCGTTCGTTGACGAGGACGACGTGCTCGACCTCAACGAGCGCCTGATGGCGCACGTGGTCCGGGCCGCCACCGGCGCCGAGATCGTCACGCCGTTCCCGCGGCTCAGCTACCAGGAGGCCATGGACCGCTACGGCTCCGACAAGCCCGACGTGCGCTTCCCCTTCCCCCTCGCCGACGTGACCGAGGCGCTGTCTGGCAGCACGTTCCGCGGTTTCGCGGCGGCAGCGGCGCCGGGCGGCGCCGTGAAGGCGCTCGTCGTGCCCGCCCGCTACGCCGCCCCGCTCACCCGCAAGGCGTTGGCCGAGCTCGAGGAGCACGCCAAGGCGTTCGGGGCCAAGGGGCTGGCCTGGTTGCGGCGAGGAGGGGGCGGACTGAGCGGCCCCGTGGCCAAGTTCCTCTCGGAGACGGAGGCGGAGAGCCTCCACGCCCTTGCCGGCGAGGAAGGCGCCGTCATCCTGCTCGTTGCCGACGCCTGGAAGGCGGCGTGCACCGCCCTGGGCGCCGTGCGGCTACGCCTGCCCGCCGTCCTGGGGTTCGAGATCGACGAGGGGGAACTCGCCTTCCTCTGGGTGGTCGACTTCCCCCTCCTGGAACAGGACGCGGACAGCGGCGCCTGGACCTACATGCATCACCCGTTCACCCGCCCCCGGGAGGCCGACATGGACCGGCTGGAGAGCGACCCGGGCAGCGTGAGGGCCCACGCTTACGACCTCGTGCTGAACGGCTCGGAGATCGGCGGCGGCAGCCTCCGCATCCACCGCCTCGACGTGCAGAAGCGCATGTTCCGCGCGCTCGGCTTCACGGACGACGAGGCGCGGGCGCGCTTCGGCTTCTTCCTCGACGCCCTCGCGCACGGCGCGCCGCCGCATGGGGGCGTCGCCTGGGGCCTCGACCGACTCGTCATGCTCCTCTCCGGCGCGAAGAGCATCCGCGACACGATCGCGTTCCCCAAGAACCAGCGCGGCGCCGACCCGCTCACCGGCGCCCCCGGCCCCCTCGCCGCCGACCAGCTCGCCGAGCTCGGCCTGAGCGTCGCCAAGGGAGACCACCCGTGA
- a CDS encoding histidine--tRNA ligase, which translates to MKLQAVKGTQDILPERQPAWRAVVSAAERVLGGAGAGKISTPVFEASEVFEKSVGDSADLVVQKEMYTFEDRGGRRLTLRPEFTAGVMRAFIEHGMHTLPHPVKLWSEGPLFRAENPQRGRFRQFHQVNYEAVGNDSPLADAEAIELLYRTLAECGLTRHRVKLGSVGDPSDRLAYNAYLRRELEGVADRLSPVSRERLRLNPLRVLDSKDERDQAVIAHLDRPLDRLAGPAREHLERVAGYLGDWEVPFDLDPAIVRGLDYYRRTAFEVHYHGIGAQSALGGGGRYDGLIELLGGPPLPATGWAVGIERVLDALEQEATTPTPAARPDLFVVPLDDAAVAEAADVATRLRRAGLRVEFAYQRRNPGKGLKEADRSGARHAALRGADERGRGAWQLKDLTTGQQAEVTTEGLRDALGAAAAPR; encoded by the coding sequence ATGAAGCTACAGGCCGTCAAAGGCACCCAAGACATCCTCCCCGAGCGGCAGCCAGCGTGGCGCGCGGTGGTGAGCGCCGCAGAGCGCGTCCTCGGCGGCGCCGGGGCGGGCAAGATATCCACCCCCGTCTTCGAGGCGAGCGAGGTGTTCGAGAAGTCGGTCGGCGACTCCGCCGACCTCGTCGTGCAGAAGGAGATGTACACCTTCGAGGACCGCGGCGGCCGCCGCCTGACGCTCAGGCCCGAGTTCACCGCCGGCGTCATGCGCGCGTTCATCGAGCACGGCATGCACACCCTGCCGCATCCGGTGAAGCTCTGGAGCGAGGGACCCCTGTTCCGCGCCGAGAACCCGCAACGGGGTCGCTTCCGCCAGTTCCATCAGGTCAACTACGAGGCGGTCGGCAACGACTCGCCGCTGGCCGACGCCGAGGCCATCGAGCTCCTCTACCGCACCCTCGCCGAATGCGGCCTCACGCGCCACAGGGTGAAACTCGGCTCCGTGGGCGACCCGTCCGACCGCCTCGCCTACAACGCCTACCTCAGGCGGGAGCTCGAGGGCGTGGCCGATCGGCTCTCCCCCGTGAGCCGGGAACGCCTGCGCCTGAACCCGCTGCGGGTCCTCGACAGCAAGGACGAGCGCGACCAGGCCGTCATCGCTCACCTCGATCGCCCCCTCGACCGCCTGGCGGGGCCGGCCCGCGAGCACCTGGAGCGGGTGGCCGGCTACCTGGGCGACTGGGAGGTGCCGTTCGATCTCGACCCGGCCATCGTGCGGGGCCTCGACTACTACCGCCGTACCGCCTTCGAGGTGCACTACCACGGCATCGGCGCGCAGTCGGCGCTCGGCGGCGGCGGACGCTACGACGGCCTGATCGAGCTGCTCGGCGGACCGCCCCTCCCCGCGACGGGGTGGGCCGTGGGCATCGAGCGGGTGCTCGACGCCCTCGAGCAGGAGGCGACCACCCCGACGCCCGCCGCGCGCCCGGACCTGTTCGTCGTGCCGCTGGACGACGCGGCAGTGGCGGAGGCGGCCGACGTCGCCACGCGCCTCAGGCGCGCCGGCCTCAGGGTCGAGTTCGCCTACCAACGCCGCAACCCTGGCAAGGGCCTCAAGGAGGCGGACCGCAGCGGCGCGCGCCACGCCGCCCTGCGCGGCGCCGACGAGCGGGGCCGCGGCGCCTGGCAGCTCAAGGACTTGACGACGGGTCAGCAGGCCGAGGTCACGACGGAAGGGCTGCGAGACGCCCTCGGCGCCGCGGCGGCGCCCCGATGA
- a CDS encoding cell surface protein produces MKRLALTLLGLFGILVASCAPAPSIVTNVPVTLISVSTPAVKGDVVVLQGRYFGDGRTGGEAANYVLVGANAEGKGGQKVSVVDWTPTRITFVAPELGGNGWVFVYAGGVRSNGLPTNLP; encoded by the coding sequence GTGAAGCGTCTCGCCCTCACCCTGCTCGGTCTCTTCGGGATACTGGTGGCCTCGTGCGCTCCGGCGCCGTCCATCGTCACGAACGTTCCCGTGACCCTCATCTCCGTGTCGACCCCCGCCGTCAAGGGCGACGTCGTCGTCCTCCAGGGCCGCTACTTCGGTGACGGCCGCACCGGCGGCGAGGCCGCCAACTACGTGCTCGTCGGCGCCAACGCCGAGGGCAAGGGCGGGCAGAAGGTCAGCGTCGTCGACTGGACCCCGACCCGCATCACCTTCGTGGCCCCCGAACTGGGCGGCAACGGCTGGGTGTTCGTCTACGCCGGCGGCGTCAGGAGCAACGGGCTCCCCACCAACCTCCCCTGA
- the yfbR gene encoding 5'-deoxynucleotidase yields the protein MVVGVTSHFFAYLARLKFIQRWGLMRNTRAENTQEHSLQVAMIAHGLAVINNRRFGGAFDPARTALLAVFHDAEEVITGDVPTPVKYFNPSIKGALAGIEAVARRRLVGMLPSDLEPDYAPLFFAAEPDAASWRLVKQADKLCAYLKCLEEAKAGNLEFARAEQAIRHELEQLGDPAVETFLATFVPSFRLTLDELN from the coding sequence ATGGTGGTGGGCGTGACCAGCCATTTCTTCGCTTACCTCGCCCGCCTGAAGTTCATCCAGCGGTGGGGGCTCATGCGGAACACGCGGGCTGAGAACACGCAGGAGCACTCGTTGCAGGTCGCCATGATCGCGCACGGGCTCGCCGTCATCAACAACCGGCGCTTCGGGGGTGCGTTCGACCCGGCGCGCACGGCCCTACTGGCCGTCTTCCACGACGCGGAGGAGGTCATCACCGGCGACGTGCCCACGCCGGTGAAGTACTTCAACCCGAGCATCAAGGGGGCGTTGGCGGGGATCGAGGCGGTGGCGCGGCGGCGGCTCGTGGGCATGCTCCCGAGCGATCTGGAGCCCGACTACGCCCCGCTCTTCTTCGCCGCGGAGCCTGACGCCGCGAGCTGGCGCCTGGTCAAGCAGGCCGACAAGCTGTGCGCCTACCTGAAATGCCTCGAGGAGGCCAAGGCGGGCAACCTGGAGTTCGCGCGCGCCGAGCAGGCCATCCGCCACGAGCTGGAGCAGCTGGGCGACCCGGCCGTGGAGACCTTCCTCGCCACCTTCGTCCCCTCGTTCCGCCTCACGCTGGACGAGCTCAACTGA
- the mgtE gene encoding magnesium transporter has translation MADTATHDELVTELVGYVAQRRFDKIQARLREYGPPDLADVLEALPREVEAVVFRLLGRERALDTFEYLGLTSQERLIQGLGDREVAGILNDMSADDRTALLEELPGEVTRRLMNLLSPSERDVATRLLNYPEDSIGRLMTPDYVAVKRHWTASQALDHVRVYGRDSETLNVVYVTGPGGVLIDDLRMRELLLVDPSTRIESMIDEKFVALHATDDQETAVAVFRKHDRSALPVVDAGGVIVGIVTVDDVLDVAEEEATEDIQMLGGVEALEEPYLSISLGRVIRKRAFWLVLLFLGQTLTATAMGFFEAEIASAVVLALFLPLIISSGGNSGSQAAALVTRAMALGEVGVKDWWAIARREILAGIALGALLGGLGFARVAIWGLAFRAYGDDWFLIGVTILLALVGVVLWGSLTGSLLPIVLKRMGADPAASSTPFVATIVDVVGIVIFFGLAKAVLTGTIL, from the coding sequence ATGGCCGACACCGCCACCCATGACGAGCTCGTAACCGAGCTCGTCGGCTACGTTGCCCAGAGGCGCTTCGACAAGATCCAGGCGCGGCTGAGGGAGTACGGCCCGCCCGACCTGGCGGACGTCCTCGAGGCGCTGCCCCGCGAGGTCGAGGCGGTCGTGTTCAGGCTCCTGGGGCGAGAGCGGGCGCTCGACACCTTCGAGTACCTCGGACTCACCTCGCAGGAGCGCCTGATCCAGGGGCTGGGCGACCGCGAGGTGGCGGGCATCCTGAACGACATGTCGGCCGACGACCGCACCGCCCTCCTAGAGGAGCTCCCCGGCGAGGTGACGCGCCGCCTGATGAACCTCCTGTCGCCGTCGGAGCGCGACGTCGCCACGCGCCTCCTCAACTACCCCGAGGACTCCATCGGTCGCCTCATGACGCCCGACTACGTGGCAGTGAAGCGGCACTGGACCGCGTCGCAGGCGCTCGACCACGTCCGAGTCTACGGGCGCGACTCCGAGACGCTCAACGTCGTCTACGTCACGGGTCCGGGCGGGGTGCTCATCGACGACCTCCGCATGCGCGAGCTCCTGCTCGTCGACCCGAGCACCCGCATCGAGAGCATGATCGACGAGAAGTTCGTCGCCCTGCACGCCACCGACGACCAGGAGACCGCCGTGGCGGTCTTCCGCAAGCACGACCGCTCCGCGTTGCCCGTGGTGGATGCGGGCGGCGTGATCGTGGGCATCGTGACGGTCGACGACGTCCTCGACGTGGCGGAGGAGGAGGCGACGGAGGACATCCAGATGCTCGGCGGCGTCGAGGCCCTCGAGGAGCCGTACCTCAGCATCTCCCTCGGGCGCGTCATCAGGAAGCGCGCCTTCTGGCTGGTCCTGCTCTTCCTCGGCCAGACGCTCACGGCGACCGCCATGGGCTTCTTCGAGGCCGAGATCGCCAGCGCCGTCGTGCTGGCGCTGTTCCTCCCGCTCATCATCTCGAGCGGCGGCAACTCGGGCTCGCAGGCCGCGGCGCTGGTGACGCGCGCCATGGCCCTCGGCGAGGTCGGCGTGAAGGACTGGTGGGCCATCGCGCGCCGCGAGATCCTCGCCGGCATCGCCCTCGGCGCCCTCCTGGGCGGCCTCGGCTTCGCGCGCGTCGCCATCTGGGGGCTGGCCTTCCGCGCCTACGGTGACGACTGGTTCCTGATAGGCGTCACCATCTTGCTGGCGCTGGTGGGCGTTGTCCTGTGGGGCTCCCTGACGGGCTCGCTGCTCCCCATCGTCCTCAAGCGCATGGGCGCCGACCCGGCGGCCTCGTCGACGCCCTTCGTGGCCACGATCGTCGACGTCGTGGGCATAGTCATCTTCTTCGGCCTGGCCAAGGCGGTCCTCACCGGCACCATCCTGTGA
- a CDS encoding lysine biosynthesis protein LysW, with translation MLGELLVTDEGAELEVVGLDPLRFELAPEEAEDWGE, from the coding sequence ATGCTCGGTGAGCTGCTCGTCACCGACGAGGGCGCGGAGCTCGAGGTGGTCGGCCTCGACCCACTGAGGTTCGAGCTCGCCCCGGAGGAAGCCGAGGACTGGGGCGAGTGA
- the lysX gene encoding lysine biosynthesis protein LysX encodes MAVVYDRLRDEEKLLFDAFERLDVPYAPVYAPDLATELGAATPAVVLQRCVSQWRGLSLTHCFEAGGSVVLNRSEVVRTCGDKLATSAALVRAGVPTPRTSVAVDRAAALAEAGRLGYPVVIKPLIGSWGRLVARLDSPAAAEAVIEYKEVLGGPEHKVHYLQEYVEKPGRDIRAFVIGDEVVAAIYRTSDDWITNTARGGVATDCPLSDELRRVTLAAAAAVGGGILAIDVVESERGLLVIEVNHTMEFRNSITTTGVDIPGLIVRHAAAQLGSAA; translated from the coding sequence GTGGCGGTGGTCTACGACCGCCTGCGCGACGAGGAGAAGCTCCTGTTCGACGCCTTCGAGCGGCTCGACGTGCCGTACGCTCCCGTGTACGCCCCCGACCTCGCCACCGAACTCGGCGCCGCCACCCCGGCCGTCGTGCTGCAACGTTGCGTGTCGCAGTGGCGCGGCCTGAGCCTGACCCACTGCTTCGAGGCCGGCGGCAGCGTGGTGCTGAACCGCTCTGAGGTGGTGCGTACGTGCGGCGACAAGCTGGCCACCAGCGCCGCCCTCGTCCGGGCGGGGGTGCCGACGCCCCGGACGAGCGTTGCCGTCGACCGCGCCGCCGCCCTGGCCGAGGCGGGGCGGCTCGGCTACCCGGTCGTCATCAAGCCGCTCATCGGTAGCTGGGGGAGGCTCGTGGCCCGCCTCGACTCGCCGGCCGCCGCCGAGGCCGTCATCGAGTACAAGGAGGTGCTCGGCGGCCCGGAGCACAAGGTGCACTACCTGCAGGAGTACGTCGAGAAGCCCGGCCGCGACATCCGGGCGTTCGTGATCGGCGACGAGGTTGTCGCCGCCATCTACCGCACCTCCGACGACTGGATCACCAACACCGCCCGGGGCGGCGTCGCCACCGACTGTCCCCTGAGCGACGAGTTGCGCCGGGTGACGCTGGCCGCCGCCGCGGCGGTCGGCGGCGGCATCCTCGCCATCGACGTCGTGGAGTCGGAGCGCGGCCTGCTGGTCATCGAGGTGAACCACACGATGGAGTTCAGGAACTCGATCACCACCACCGGGGTCGACATCCCGGGCCTGATCGTGAGGCACGCCGCCGCGCAGCTCGGTTCGGCCGCGTGA